The nucleotide window TACCAGGCTCGCGACGCCGAGCAGGCCGACCCAGGCCGACGAGCCCGTGATCGCGAACATCTCCACCGGCACGGCGACGGCGGTGAACTGGAAGCCGAAGAACCCGACGCCGTTGCCGATCCACATCCGCCGGTAGGCGGCGCCGCGCAGCGGCCGGACGTCGATCACCCAGCTCCGGCGCCCGCCCTCGGCCGCCTCCTCGGCGACCTTCGCCGCCGCCTCGACCGGCTCCTGACTCACGGCGCGAGCCGTTCCACCACGAAACCCTCGCCCGTACGCCGGAAGCGCAGCCGGTCGTGCAGCCGGCTGCCGCGGCCCTGCCAGAACTCGACCGTCTCCGGCACCACCCGCAGCCCACCCCAGTGCGGCGGCGCGGGAACCTCGCCCTCGGTGCCGAAGCGCTCGATCGCCGCGGCCAGCCCGGCCTCGACCGCGGCCCGGTCCGGCAGCACCTGGCTCTGCGGGCTGGCCCACGCGCCGAGCTGCGAGCCGCGCGGCCGGGTGGCGAAGTACGCCTCGGTCTCGGCCCGGTCCACCGGCACGACGGCGCCGGCGACAAGCACCTGCCGCTGCATCGCGAACCAGGGGAAGACCAGGCTGGCGACGGGGTTCGCCAGCGCCTCAACGCCCTTGCGCGAGCGGTAGTTGGTGAAGAAGACGAAACCGCGCTCGTCGTACCCCTTGAGGAGGACCGTGCGCGCGCTCGGCCGGGCGTCGGCGTCCGCGGTAGCGACGATCATCGCGTTGGGCTCGGGCAGGCCGGCGGCCTGCGCATCGGCGAACCAGCGGGTGAACTGGGCGGTCCAGTCCGCGGCCAGGTCGCTCTCGAGCAGCGCGCCACGCTCGGTGTAGTCGCGCCGCATACCGGCGGGCGACGACGACGGTTCGGGGTTCACGCGCTCTCCTCCGGGAAGATTGACCCCACGAACCTAAAGTCCCGGACGGCGATGCGTCTGCTCGGCGAGGATGGGTGTCGCAGACAGCACATTTCCGCGGGTCGACCGCCGGTCACCCAGCAGGCAAGATGAAACACCCACGGCTTTCGTCCGGCGGGGTCCTCTGGAGGCGTGACGTGTCCGATTTCAAGCCGGGCCTCGAAGGCGTCATCGCCTTCGAGACCGAGATCGCCGAGCCGGACAAGGCCGGCGGTTCGCTGCGTTACCGAGGCGTCGACATCGAGGACCTGATCGGTCACGTGTCCTTCGGCAACGTCTGGGCGCTGCTCGTCGACGGCCGTTTCGGGCCCGGGCTGCCGCCCGCCGAGCCGTTCCCGGTGCCGGTGCACTCCGGCGACATCCGCGTCGACGTGCAGTCGGCCGTCGCCATGCTGGCGCCGTACTGGGGGCTCAGCCAGCTGCTCGACATCGACGAGGAGCAGACCCGCGCCGACCTGGCCCGGGTCTCGGTGACCGCGCTGTCGTTCGTGGCGCAGGCCGCCCGCGGGCTGGGCCTGCCGGCCGTGCCGCAGAAGGACATCGACAAGGCGCAGACGATCGTCGAGCGGTTCATGAAGCGCTGGCGCGGCGAGCCCGACCCCCGGCACGTCAAGGCGGTCGACGCCTACTTCATCTCGGCGGCCGAGCACGGGCTGAACGCGTCCACGTTCACCGCCCGCATCGTCGCCTCCACCGGCGCGGACGCCGCGGCCTGCATCTCCTCCGGCATCGGCGCGCTGTCCGGCCCGCTGCACGGCGGCGCGCCGTCCCGGGTGCTGCACATGATCGAGGGCGTCGAGCGCAGCGGCGACGCGGAGGGCTACGTCAAGGGCGTGCTCGACCGCGGCGAGCGGCTGATGGGCTTCGGCCACCGCGTCTACCGCGCGGAGGACCCGCGCGCCCGCGTGCTGCGGCGCACCGCCAAGGAGCTCGGCGCGCCGCGCTTCGAGGTGGCCGAGGCGCTGGAGCGGGCCGCGCTCGCCGAGCTGCAGGCGCGCAAGCCCGACCGGGTGCTGATGACCAACGTCGAGTTCTGGTCCGCCGTCGTGCTCGACTTCGCCGAGGTGCCCGCGCACATGTTCACCTCGATGTTCACCTGCGCCAGGGTGGCGGGCTGGAGCGCGCACATCCTGGAACAGAAACGGCTCGGCCGCATCGTGCGCCCGAGCGCCCTCTACGTGGGACCGGAGCCCCGCAAGCCGCAAGAAGTGGAGGGCTGGGACGCGGTCCCGCATAATCTGTAACGGCTGATCCACCCGTTGGAAGGACCCCCCGTGGCTGACCCGATCCGGATTCCCGACGAACTCAAGCCCGTCGACGGGAGGTTCGGCTCCGGTCCGAGCAAGGTCCGCCCGGAGGGCGTCGACGCGCTGTCCCGGGTGTCGCGGACCCTGATGGGCACCTCGCACCGGCAGAAGACGGTCAAGGACCAGGTGGCCCGGCTGCGGTCCGGCATCGCCGAGTTCTTCTCGGCGCCGGACGGCTACGAGGTGATCATCTCGAACGGCGGCACCAGCGCGTTCTGGGAGACGGCGGCCTTCGGGCTGATCCGCGACAAGGCCCAGTTCGCCGAGTTCGGCGAGTTCGGCGCCAAGTTCGTCAAGGCGGTCCGGGACGCGCCGTTCCTGGCCGAGCCGACCGTCCACCAGGCGCCCGGCGGCAGCGCGGCCTACCTGACCGCCGAGCCGGGCGTGGACGCGTACGCGAGCGTGCACAACGAGACCTCGACCGGCGTCGCGGTGCCGGTGCGGCGGGTCGCGGGCGCGGACCCGGGCGCGCTGCTGCTGACCGACGCGACCTCGGGCGGCGGCAGCCTCGAGGTCGATCTGGCCGAGACCGACGTCTACTACCTCGCGCCGCAGAAGGCGTTCGGCTCCGACGGCGGCCTGTGGATCGCGCTGATGTCGCCGTCCGCCATCGAGCGTGCCCACGAGATCAAGGCCACCGGCCGCTACATCCCGCAGTTCCTGGACCTCGTCACGGCGATCGAGCAGTCCCGCCTGGAGCAGACCTACAACACCCCGGCCCTGGCGACGGTCTTCCTGGCGGCCGAGCAGGTCGACTGGATGAACGCGCAGGGCGGCCTGGGCTGGGCGGCCAAGCGCAGCCGGGAGAGCGCCGAGGCGATCTACGGCTGGGCGGACCGCTCGGCGGTGGCCTCACCGTTCGTGACCGACCCGGCACTGCGCTCGAACGCGGTGGCGACGATCGACTTCGCCGACAGCGTCGACGCGGCGGCGCTCGCCAAGGTGCTCCGTGCCAACGGCATCGTGGACACCGAGCCCTACCGCAAGCTGGGCCGCAACCAACTGCGGGTCGCGCTCTACCCCACCGTGGACCCGGCCGACGTCGAGGCGCTGACCCAGTGCATTGATTACGTCATCCATAAGTTCTGAACGATCCTGCGATGCCGCCCGTACAAGCGGGCGGCATTGTCGTAGGTCTCGGGAGGCACGATGGCGCGGACGGGTATCGACACCTCGATCCTGCACAAGGGGGCACACAGTGCCTCTTACTTCGATCTCTCTCGAGCCTCGGCCGACGGCGCGGAGATCGTCGACTTCTGCATCCCGTGCAACCCGTACTTCCCGACCCCGGAGATGTTCGACGAGCTCTCGCGCGACCTCAAGAACATCCTGAAGTACTACCCGAGCGACTCCGCCAGCATCACCAACAAGCTGGCCAGCGTGCTGGGCCTGCACCCACAGACCGTGGCGATGGCGAACGGGTCGACCGAGCTGATCACCTGGATCGACCACCTCATGATCAAGGAAAGCCTGGCGATCCCGATCCCGACGTTCGGCCGGTGGACCGACCAGCCGCTGGAGACCGGCAAGCGGGTCGACATGTTCCCGCTCCAGGAGCGCGACGGCTTCCGGCTCAACCTGGACGACTACGTCCGGTTCATCCGCGACCGCGGCTCCCGGGTCGCCGTCGTCTGCAACGTCAACAACCCGGACGGCGGCTACCTGGCCCGCCGGGACGTCATCCGCTTCATGGACGCGCTGGGCGACCTCGACCTGGTGGTCATCGACGAGTCGTTCATCGACTTCTCCGACGCGGAGCAGTACCCGTCCGTCGGCCCCGACGCGGTGATCCGGCCGAACGCGGTCGTCCTCAAGAGCCTGGGCAAGAACTTCGGCCTGCACGGGATCCGCTTCGGCTACCTGATGGCCAACCCGGCGATCGCCGGCAGGATCGCCAAGGCGCTGCCGAAGTGGAACCTCAACTCGCTCGCCGAGAAGGTCGTCTACATGATCCAGGAGCACGACGAGGAGTACGAGGACAGCCTGCGCCTGCTCAGCCGGGACCGCCGCACCATGGCCGGCGAGCTGGGCCGCATCCCCGGCCTGACCATCTTCCCGTCGCAGGGCAACTTCATCCTGGTCAAGCTGCCGACCGAGTGGTCCGGCGTAGCCCTGCGCGACTACCTGGTCGCCAACCACGGCGTCTACACCCGCGAGTGCGGCAACAAGCTCGGCATGACCAGCCAGTTCATGCGCCTGGTCGTGCGGCCCGCGCGCGACGTGGACCGGCTCATCGACGGCATGATGGACTACGGCCGCCAGTTCCGCTCGCGCTCGGCCTACGACGACGAGCCGGTGGAGGTCGGCCGGCGCTGGGCCAGCACGGTGGACGAGGAGCCGGACAACCTGATCCAGTACCCGTCCCACCGCACCACCGAGTACGCCGCGCGCCGGGCGGTGAATGGCTAGATCTCCCGGACCATGACTATCTCGTCGTGGTCCAGTTCGCCCGTCTCGACGAAGCCCGCGGACCGGTACAGGCCGCGGGCCGTCGAGTTGGACGGCACCACGCTGAGCCGGACCCGGCCGACCCGGCGTTCCCGCACGATCCACTCGACGGCGGCCTCGAGCGCCCGGCGGCCGAGCCCCCGGCCCTGGAACTGGTGGCCGATCATCAGGCGCACGATGCAGTGACCCTCGGCGGGCCGGTCCTTGTCGACCGGGTGGAAGAGCACGAAGCCGACCGGCTCGTCGTCGTCGTAGACGGCGCGCGGCTCGGCGTCCGGATAGATGTAGGTCTCGGCGATGCCCCGCACGTTGGGCGCGACGAAGCCGCTCTGCTCGGGCAGCACCTCCAGCTTGATGACGGCCTGGAAGTTCTCGCCGGTGATCGGGCGCAGCTCGACGGTCATGCCGCCTTTCTAAGGCGGCGGTGCCCGGCGTGCAACGCCATAAACATAGGGCGAAGATCATCTTCGCAGGTCAATGACTTTGACGGCGTGGCTTACCACCATCGGGTGACCGAGGCGCGTACCGTGTTCCGAAACGCGCCCGGGTGGCTGACTCTCGGGAGCACAGGCCAGCGACGGGACGGAGGCAACGCATGCGGCCGGTACGCTTCGTGGCCCTCTCCGAGGACGGTCAGGCCCTGGTGCTCGCCGACGAGGTCGGCCGGCTCCTGGCGCTCCCGATCGACGACCGGATCAGTGGCGCGCTGCACACCGACGGCACGCCCCACGTGATCGGCACGGCCGTCGCGGTGGCCAATGCCGAGGTGATGGCGTCGCTGTCCCCGCGCGACATCCAGGCGAGGATCCGCTCCGGCGAGTCCGCCGAGGACGTCGCCCGCGTCGCCGGCGTCCCGGTCGACCGCGTGCTGCGCTATGCGGGCCCGGTGCTGCAAGAGCGGGCCATGCTGGCCCAGCACGCGCGCCGCACCCGCCTCAAGACCTCCGACTCGGGCGCACCGCTGTCCGAGGTCGTCGACAGCCGGCTCGCCCAGCACGGCATAGACACAGAGAAGATCTCCTGGGACGCGTTCCGCCGCGAGGACGGCACCTGGCGCATCGTCGCCACCTGGCCGTCCGGCAAGGCGACCGCCCAGGCGATGTGGGACCTCGACAAGGGCCGCCAGGTCGTGTCGCCACACGACGACATGGCGCAGTACCTGTGCGCCGAGCGCCCGACGCAGATCCTCGGCCAGGAGCCGGTCCCCGAGCGCACCCCGCACGAGCGCGGCGGCCACGGCCTGCCGGGCCCGTCGCGCATCGAGTCCGGCCGGGGCGGCCGGGCCCTGCCGTCGGCGGACTCGCCGCGGCCGACCCGCGACCCGATCCGGGCCGGCCGGGACGCGCTGCTGGCATCGCTGGACCGCCCGCTCGGCCAGGGTTCGGGCCGGGGCCTGGAGCCGGCGGCACACGAGCCACGGCGGCCGGTGGCCGGTGGCGCGGCCGCGCTGCTCAGCGGCGGCCCGGGTTCCGCCTTCGACGACGACGCCGATCTGCCGAAAGAGGTTCCGGCGGTGCCGAGCCTGGCGGTGCTGCGGCCGCGGCGCACGGTCGGCCAGGCGACCGGCGGCGACCAGTCGGAGTCCGAGGAGACGGCGAAGCCGCGCAAGCGCCTCCCGAGCTGGGACGACGTCCTGTTCGGCGGCGGCCCCGCGGCCCGCGAAAGCTCGTAGCTACCAGGTCCTCAGCTGCGTGTAGCCCTCGTTCGGATCGCTGCGGACGAGGGCTATCTCGTGCAGCGTCCAGGACGGGCCGCGGTAGCCGCCGAGCGCCCGGCGGACCGCGGCGTCCTGCGTGTAGGCGACCGTGAGGTGCGGCGTGAAGTCGCGATCATCGTGCGGCAGGCCGGCGGCCTCCAGCTTCTCGTGCACCTCGGCGTGCAGCGGGCCCAGGTCCCCGTCGACGGCGGCCCACAGCACCGTCGACCTGTCCCGGCCGAACTGACCGCCGCCGCGCAGCCGAAGCTCGACGCCCCTCGGCACGGTGACCGCGTCGAGGGCGCGCTCGACGTCGGGAAGCCGTTCGGCGGGGACCTCGCCGAGGAAGGCAAGGGTCACGTGCCACTTGTCGACGGCGGTCAGCCGCACCCCGCCCTTGTGCCGGCGCGGCAGGCCGGGCGACAGCGACGGGTCGTCGTTCGGCGCCCCGAACGGCCCGCCGTAACCATTCGTCACATCGGACTGACGGCCGCCGTCGTCCGCCGGCTCGGTCAGTCGCCGATGTAGATCCTTGCGCACATCGTCCGGCGGGAAGACCGCCACAAAGAGTCGCACGCGGGAACTTTAGAGGTGGGCGCGGGATTTCGCATCCACCGTGGAGGGCCGTTCGCCGGCCCGGTGGCGGTCAGCCGGCCCGTAGCCGCAGGCCGGCCGCGTGCAGCAGGCCCTCGACGCGGACGCGCTCGATGTCGCGATCCATCCCCTCGAGCTGGTCGAGGTACTCCTCCAGGCCCAGGCACCGGCTGGCCTGCGCTAGCCGGTCGTCGTAGGCGCGCATGACGGCGGCCAGCCAGGCCGACGAGTCGGTGGTGGGTGCGCTGCACCGCTGCCGGTCGAGCCGCCGCAGCTCGGCGACCAGCTCGTCGATGCCCTGCTCGCGGTCCGGCGGCCGGGTCTCCGGGTCGACGGCGGCCAGCTCACGCTCGAGGCTGCGCAGGGCACGGACCTCCTGCCGGCCGTGCCGGGTCCACGTGCGACGGGCGACCAGTTCGTCCGCACAGACGACGATCGCCACGGCACACGGAAGACACAGCAAAGCCAGCAATGCCGCAACCAGCCCGACTATGTGCGTAATTGCCACCACTTGACGCTAAGGCCTCTTCCCGGCGAACGGAGAGGGCCGTTCGGAGGAGACGGGCTGCCCGAGATTTCGCCATCTGTGGTCAGCCGATCTGGCGGTCCCGTCCGGCGAGGAATCCGGCGATCATCTGCGGCACCATCAGCAGCGCCATGAGGGCGAGCGGAGTCTCCCAGCCGCCGTCGTGCTCGTAGAGGGCGCCGACCAGGATCGGCCCGGGTATGGCGATCAGGTATCCGGTGCTCTGCGCGAAGGCCGAGAGGCGGACCACCGTGGCAGCGTTGCGGCCGCGCAGCGCGATCATGGTCAGCACCAGGGGGAACGAGCAGTTGGCGACGCCGAGCAGCACCGCGAACAGCCAGGGCGCGGCGGCGGGATCGGCCCAGAGCCCGGCGTAGCCGGCGAATCCGAAGAGTCCGATCACGACGGCGACCCAGCTCTGGCTGCGCAGGCGCCCGGCGGTCGCGGAGAGCACGAAGGAGAGCGGCACGCCGAGCAGGGCGGTCACGGAGAAGAGCAGGCCAGCGGTGTCCGCCGGGAGCCCGGCGTCGCGGAAGACCTGCGGCAGCCAGCCCATGATCACGTACGCGGCGGTCGACTGCAGCCCGAAGTAGACGGCCAGCGCCCAGGCGATCGGACTCCGGGTCAGCCGCGTTCCGGGTTCCCCGGCGCCCGTGGTCGAGGCCCGGCCGGCGGCGGCCTCCGACGGGCCGCGCTCGCGGGCCAGCAGCGCCCAGGCGGGCAGGGCGACGGCCGCGACCAGCGCCCACACCCCGATCCCGAGCCGCCAGTCGCCGCCGAAGGCACCGGTCAACGGCACCGTCACCGCCGCCGCCGTTGAGGCGCCGAGGTTGAGCGCCACCGAGTACAGCCCGGTCATCATGCCGACCCGGTCCGGGAAGCGCTGCTTCACCACGACCGGGAGCAGGACGTTCGCCAAGGCGATGCCGGCGAGCGCCAGCGCGGTCAGCGCGATGAACGAGGCCGTGCCCCCGGCGAACGGCCGCACGGCGAGGCCCACCACCAGCGCCACCGTCCCGAGGGCGATCGCGCCGCCGGTGCCCCAGCGCCGGGCGAGCCGCGGCGCCGCGAAGCCGACGAGCGCGAAGCACACCGCCGGAACGGACGTGAGCAGCCCGGCCACGGCGGCGCTCATGCCGAGGCCCTCGCGAACCTCCTCCAGCACCGGCCCGAGGCTGGTGACGGCCGGCCGCAGGTTGAACGCGGCCAGCACCAGGCCGACAACGGCGAGGATCCGGATCCGTCCGCCGGTGCGCGAGTCGCTACTGGTCATCGTCATGGCCCCATCATAGAATCATGGGATGAATTTGGCCCGAGTCCCGCGTGGCGCATCTCTCTCCGACCAGGTGATCGCCCGCTTGCGCCAACAGATCACCTCGGGGGCGTGGCCGGTCGGCTCCCGGATCCCCACGGAGCCCGAGCTGGTCACCCAGCTGGGGGTCGCCCGCAACACGGTCCGGGAGGCGGTCCGGGCGCTCGCGCACAACGGCCTGCTGGACATCCGCCAGGGCTCGGGCACCTGGGTGGTCGCGACAAGCGAGCTGGCCGGGGTCATGCAGCGCCGCTTCGCCACGGCGGACCCGGGGCACGTCACCGAGCTGCGCGGCACGCTGGAGGCCGCCGCGTCCGGCTTCGCGGCCCGCCGCCGCACCGACGAGGACCTCCAGTTGCTCGACCGGCTGCTGGCCCGGCGGGAGCGGGCCTGGACGTCCGGCGACCGCGACGCGTTCGTCGACGCCGACTCGGCCTTCCACCTCGCGGTCGTCGCGGCCTCGCACAACGGGGTCCTGGTCGAGCTCTACGCGGACCTGGGCCAGGTCATCCGCGACTCGCTGCGCGAGCACGTCGGCGCCGAGCTGCGCCCCGAGAACCGCATGGACCACGCCCGGCTCCTGGAGGCCATCCGCGCCGGCGACCCGGCCGCGGCGACCGCCGAGGCGATGACACACACCGCGAGCTGCGAAGTCACCCGCTGACCGGTGCGAGGCCAGACGGGTTCGCGAGGGCTCTACGGCCCGGCGACCGGCTACTTGACCAGGGAGCCGGTCAGGGTGCCTGACGGGTCGGCGGCGATGCAGGTGACCGTCCGGCTGAGCCACCAGGACTGCGACGACGGCCCCAGATAGCGCAATTCCATGTCTTCGGACGCCGCCTCCACGTAAGGCTCGAACGACCGGACGCAGCGCTTCTCGGCCTCGGCCTCAACCTCGGCATCACCGGGGTACGGGCCGGCCGGGAGGGTGAAAACGGTGAACACCTCGCCGGCGTGCGGCTCGGTGCACGGCAGCACATCGTCGAGGGCGGCGTTGAGGCAATCGCCCGGGGCCAGAACCTTGCTGTGCGCCCGTTCCGGCCGAGGGTCCTGCTCCGGTTCGAAGCCCGACGGGACGAAGAGGAAAACGGCGACGACGACCAGCACCCAGAATCCCGAAAGGGCGAGCCCGGCGATGGCCAGCCCGCGCCCCTTCTCGTCGCGCTGGTCGATCTGACGCAGCGCGATCAGGCCGAAGATCACGCTCAGCAGGACGCCACCCAGGCTGCCGAGGACCAGCGACGCTATGGCAAAACCGTTGGTCCTCACCGACACCGGAGCGGCGAGGCTCTGCGCCGCGGCCCAATCCGACTGCCCATACGGCGGCTGCCCATAGGACGGCTGCCCATACGGCGCCTGCCCATACGGCGCCTGGCCATACGGCGCCTGGCCATACGGCGGCTGCCCAACAGGCGGCTGCCCAACAGGCGGCTGCCCGACAGGGAGGAGCTGCGGAGCCGGCGCCGCCAGTTGCCGGGCGTCGGCGGGCGGCTCTGTCCCTTGCGGATCTTGGTTTTGCACGGCGGCAGATTACCTCGGCGATGATCGATACAGCATCCCCATTTCGCGGTGGACGCCGGCCCAGGTGTGGCAGGTGATGACGACCCGGTGGCCCGCGAGCCGCGGCCGGAGGTTCAGGCGGCGATGGTGCGCGCCGGCTCCACCGGGGCCGGCAGCGCCGGCTCGACGACCGGCTCGTCCTGCGCGGTCCGGACCAGGGTCAGGCGTGGCCGGGAGCCGCCTCGCAGCGACAGCCGGTCGCCGCTGCTGCGCAGCTGCCACACCACCGCCGCCACGCCGGCCACCAGGCAGAACATCCCGGCCGCCCAGATGCTCGACGGCACACCGAAGTGCTCGCCCCACCAGCCCGCCAGCGACGCCCCGATCGGCGTCGTGCCGAGGAAGACCAGGACGTACAGGGCCATCACCCGGCCCCGGTACCCGGAGTGCACGCCCATCTGGACCCGGTGGTTCGCCGCCTGCGCGAGGTAGATCGAGAAGAAGCCCGTCGGCACCAGCAGGATCATCGCCACGATGAAGTTCGGCGCGAAGCCGACCGCCACCTCGAAGACGCCGAACGCCAGCGTCGCGCCAAGGACCACGTACACGCTGGGCCGGCTCCTGCGGCCGCTGCCCGCCAGCGCGCCGCACAGCGCGCCCGCCGCCAGGGCCGTGGTGAGCAGCCCGAAGGACGACGGGCCGGCATGGAAGTTGATCTTCGCCAGCGCGGCGAGGGTGACCGGGAAGTTGAAGCCGATCATGCCGATCGCGGCCATCAGTGTGAGGGGCAGCAGCAGGTCGTGCCGCTTCCAGACGTACTTCAGGCCGTCGACGATCCGGGTGTCGCCAGCGGACGGCCGGGCCATGGAGCGGTGCAGGTCGAGCGGCCGCATGCTGAGGTAGCTGAAGATCGGCGCGATCGAGAGCACGGTGGCGATCAGGAACACCGGACCGGTCTGGAACAGCGCCAGCGCCACACCGGCCAGCGCCGGGCCGCCGATCCGCGCCGTGTTGAACGTCGCCGCGGAGAGGGCGAGCGCGTTCGGCAGCAGCGGCAGCTCGACCAGTTCCGAGACGAACGACTGCCGGACCGGTGTCTCGACGGCGTTCGCCACGCCGAGCAGCGAGGCGAAGAGGAACACGTGCCAGAGCTCCACGACGCCGCTGGCCACCAGGATGGCGAAGAGGATCGCGGTGACCGCGAAGGTGGTGTTCGCCATCACCAGCAGCTTGCGCTTGTCGAAGCGGTCGGCCAGCTTGCCGCTCCACAGCGTCAGCAGCAGGACCGGGAGGAACTGCAGCGCGGTGACGAGGCCCAGCGCCCCCGGCGAGTTGCCGGAGAGGTCGAGCACGAGCCAGTCCTGCGCGGTGAACATCATCCATACACCGACGAGCTTCACCAGCTGACCGGTGGCGAACAGCCGGTAGTTACGGACCTGCAAGGACCGGAATGTCGTACTCAGCACTGCCCGCACTCGGGTTGCGCCTCCTCCTGGTCATACGCGTCATCAGCATGTGACGGAACGACCTGGGGCGGGGACGCTCAGTTGCGGGCGACCTGCCGCAGGATCTGCGCGGCCCGCTCTAGGGTGTCGCGTTCGTCCGGGGTGAGCTCGGCCAGTTGCAGCGCGAGCCACTCGTTGCGCGCCTTCTCGAACTGGGCGTAGACGACCCGGCCCTGCTCGGTCGCGGCCAGGATGACCTGGCGACGATCGGTCGGGTGGGGCGTACGCGCGACCAGTCCGAGATCCTCCAGCTTTCCAACGATCTTGGTCATCGTCGGCGGCTGGACCCGTTCGACGTCGGCCAACTCCCGGGGTGTCATCGCGCCGGCCAGTTGGAGGCTGGTCAGCGCGGAGAGCTGGCTGAACGTGAGATCGCCGACCGCACGGGCCTGCCGAAGCCGCCGATTGAGCCGGGTGATCGATTCGCGCAGCGAAATGGCCAGTTGCTCGGCTGTTACCCGCTCCGCCACCGACCGCTCCATCACGTTACTTAGCCTAGCTAATGAGCTTGGCTAACGACATCGTCTACGCCTATGACCGTAGTCACCGGGCACGGTAACGCACCCGGCGACCACGCTTGCACAACGTCAGATAAGGGACTCCAGGGGACCACGGAGGAAGTACAGGACGAAGAGCACGGCGACGCCGTACAGCAGCGGGTGCACCTCGCGCGCCTTGCCGAGGGCGAGCTTGATCACCACGTACGAGATGACGCCCGCGCCGATGCCGTTGGAGATCGAGTAGGTGAACGGCATGAACGTGATCGCCAGGAACGCCGGGATCGCGATCTCGTAGTCGGTCCAGTCGATCTGCCGGACCGCCGTCATCATCAGGAAGCCGACCACCACCAGCGCCACCGACGCCGCCTCGAACGGCACGATCACGACCAGCGGCGCCAGGAACATCGCGAGCAGGAAGAGCACGCCGGTGACCAGGTTGGCCGCGCCGGTACGCGCGCCCTCGGCGACACCGGAGGCGCTCTCGATGTACGACGTGTTGCTCGACACGCTGGCCGCGCCGCCGGCGGCCGCGGCGATCGAGTCGACAAGCAGGATCTCCCGGGTGCGCGGCGGCATGCCCTCCTCGTCCAGCAGGCCACCCTCCTGACCGACGGCGACCATCGT belongs to Amorphoplanes digitatis and includes:
- a CDS encoding FadR/GntR family transcriptional regulator — its product is MNLARVPRGASLSDQVIARLRQQITSGAWPVGSRIPTEPELVTQLGVARNTVREAVRALAHNGLLDIRQGSGTWVVATSELAGVMQRRFATADPGHVTELRGTLEAAASGFAARRRTDEDLQLLDRLLARRERAWTSGDRDAFVDADSAFHLAVVAASHNGVLVELYADLGQVIRDSLREHVGAELRPENRMDHARLLEAIRAGDPAAATAEAMTHTASCEVTR
- a CDS encoding DUF4190 domain-containing protein; the encoded protein is MQNQDPQGTEPPADARQLAAPAPQLLPVGQPPVGQPPVGQPPYGQAPYGQAPYGQAPYGQPSYGQPPYGQSDWAAAQSLAAPVSVRTNGFAIASLVLGSLGGVLLSVIFGLIALRQIDQRDEKGRGLAIAGLALSGFWVLVVVAVFLFVPSGFEPEQDPRPERAHSKVLAPGDCLNAALDDVLPCTEPHAGEVFTVFTLPAGPYPGDAEVEAEAEKRCVRSFEPYVEAASEDMELRYLGPSSQSWWLSRTVTCIAADPSGTLTGSLVK
- a CDS encoding MFS transporter, encoding MRAVLSTTFRSLQVRNYRLFATGQLVKLVGVWMMFTAQDWLVLDLSGNSPGALGLVTALQFLPVLLLTLWSGKLADRFDKRKLLVMANTTFAVTAILFAILVASGVVELWHVFLFASLLGVANAVETPVRQSFVSELVELPLLPNALALSAATFNTARIGGPALAGVALALFQTGPVFLIATVLSIAPIFSYLSMRPLDLHRSMARPSAGDTRIVDGLKYVWKRHDLLLPLTLMAAIGMIGFNFPVTLAALAKINFHAGPSSFGLLTTALAAGALCGALAGSGRRSRPSVYVVLGATLAFGVFEVAVGFAPNFIVAMILLVPTGFFSIYLAQAANHRVQMGVHSGYRGRVMALYVLVFLGTTPIGASLAGWWGEHFGVPSSIWAAGMFCLVAGVAAVVWQLRSSGDRLSLRGGSRPRLTLVRTAQDEPVVEPALPAPVEPARTIAA
- a CDS encoding MarR family winged helix-turn-helix transcriptional regulator, with translation MERSVAERVTAEQLAISLRESITRLNRRLRQARAVGDLTFSQLSALTSLQLAGAMTPRELADVERVQPPTMTKIVGKLEDLGLVARTPHPTDRRQVILAATEQGRVVYAQFEKARNEWLALQLAELTPDERDTLERAAQILRQVARN